From the Helianthus annuus cultivar XRQ/B chromosome 17, HanXRQr2.0-SUNRISE, whole genome shotgun sequence genome, the window caagcatttaacgacctgtaaggcatgtaacaacgagtcaacaacaaagttgagtgagttcacgtttagttgtttagttttaagttgtttctgaaaacgtggtttgtctttcgttggcgtaattgccgtgggggttaccccgtagctGAAAGTAAGATTAAcgagttcattctttattacccaaaccatttccatgattagtgggggcttccccatgtgaactattAGACCGTATGGTaccgactactacgcaagtaagttgtgccctacatcagtgtctatcatcactgatggtttaccatagtccattagtacacgcccgtccgactggcacggtgtgaggtttgttaaacctaatagcgctattaactaatgacccgctcgccattggcctcggtgattaagtcgatatgaaatgagggacttatgatagagttttgtctagtaagtttaaggttgttgtcctacacaaggaggacgaacgtacgtagttctcccaaagagaatacgcaggattaatactggcatcctacccgaggccgggaggatggccgtacatatcctacctaagtaggatatgtagattccgttttaattctttaacccattcccaaaccaccgggaatcccatgccttagaaagtgtgtgaactcacctcggtttgctcggttagattctcaaatatagctaacagtcaaggtcggtcaatcacgtcttaatataatttaccagttagtcatttagtggctttcaaatagaacacaaagttcctacacgtatctatcacataacatgcattactttgacggtttatgcccatgtaacctccccatctattcccattcacaattaaacatacgatattgcacataacacttttatcgacacataacatgttagatcattcacagataacatattcgacatttagacacacaaatcactacttatgtagTTTCAGCTTAAATATTCAAAAGCGGGCTGTTTTCGGGGATTTTAATAAAGTAGTtaacttgttccaaaaattcccaaatttttacagaggATGCTAAATGACAtgaatattattgtgtaaaaatctcgggatctaattcatcgccaatattttattaaaaatcattttccggactgaactcagatttatgtatttTCTGACCACAGttcacggaacaatttattaaaaattcatcgagtgtccgatttacgaaattccaatggggtaattacacatgcatcggttgtcatctactgtacaaatttcatggtccgattcatcacaaaactcaggttatgaccgaaagtataacacccatttattgctgtcaaaattcagcttaagttgctgttacaaattaacactttaaaatagtaaacggagtccaaaaattacgattctggtgccattagaaccgtatttcataataacatattttagattcaaaatatcggtttttcgttaagtttatgacctgtttacagccaactgaagttggctgtaaagtatggacagattgctgtttttagtctctagcttactagtttgtgttcggttgatcccgttaatCATATTTAGTGATTGTAACAACATCCCACATCAATATCAACAAGTAAATCAGCAAATACTCAGTacatatcaaaacaacttcatactaacacaagtacatcatgtttcatcttcttggttaaaccctttttagtgttcttgtgaaataaacatcattctacaaatattagccataaaagtaagataatcaagggttaaacgagagcttactactagcttatagctagggtagaatctaTTGAGAATATGATGGTGAAAAAGACTAGAACAAGCTCCTTAGAAAGTCCTTCAAGTTGCATCTTCCATGGATGAACTTCAAGCTTAGAATGAACTTGTTAATGGAAGAGATAGATGATTGGAAGTGGTGGTGATGGGTTTCGGTTATGGAGGAACcgaattgagagagagagagagtgggagTTTGAGTGTGTAATCTAGAGAATGATGGTTGTGATCTCAAGACTTACTTATAATCATCATTCACATAGCTTGGACACTTACACAAGCAAGTAATCCAATAACAAATAAGATAAAATCTTCTCAAATATGTGGAGTATGGTGGATGGACGGTTCatgagggaggagagagagatgtTGAGTGTTGTAAGAAATGTGATCTTAGAAGATTATGTAGAGATTTAAAGAGATATGTAAGAGATATGGAAAGATTTATAAGGGATTCTTGTACATACAATCTAGCCAAGATCAAAAGAAATATATGGTGGGTCCCCCATGGATATGACCGAAATTTCAAAGGGGGGGAGGGGGTCTTGATGTAAAATTTCAACTAGATGGTAAATACTAGTTACTTCCAAGTATAATATTCCATATATTAGTTTGTAGGGAAATTTAGCGGGTGTTATGATATACGGGGATCATAACTAGTCAAGAAATAATAACACAGTGTGTTAgacaaatatttggtgtcccgggtaatgtccggttgttcggtcggatactgttatgttaaagtgtttaattattccgcaAGGTGTCTTAttcatatatttttgtaacacaatttatttctaacacataggaaaatattcaggaccatttagtcaagttttctgcatactactagtatgctaacacgcacatgtaagtataacacagtaatcagagagcagctaaataatttagcacagtcatcaagcacttaaATTATTATTAAATACATTGTATAGAtacatgtaaatttgagggttatcacattctccccctgttaagagaatttcgtcccgaaatttagcgcgcggttactaaggaagctagttaagttgcggtGTTTACTGGCTTTTcatggggtgtcacatcatccccccgttgatttggaatttcgtctcgaaattctgcagtagcttcagcctcagtagtggttgcgtttttcttaaacagctggggatacttgagtttcatttggtcttctcgttcccaggtatactctgggccacgacgggagttccaacaaactcggacgagaggtatcctggtgtgcttgagaatcttaacatctcgatccgtaatctctactgattcttcgacgaatcgcagctggtcatcgatagtgagctccttgagaggaactatgagggtctcgtctgacagacacttcttcagatttgacacgtggaatacgttgtgaactccgctgagttcttcaggtagattcaacctgtaggcgaccttgccaattttctcaatgatttcaaacggtctgacataacgcggattgagcttgcctcgtttaccaaaacgaactacacccttccaaggtgagaccttgagTAGCACCCattccccaacctggaactcgagtggtttccttcgcttatcagcatagcttttctggctaTCACGAGCTTCCGCCATTCATTGTCGtttctgagcaatcttctcggttgtatccactacaagttctgggccagtgatttgactgtcaccaacttctgcccaacagagaggtgatcggcacttccgtccgtacaatgcctcaaacggagcggtctggatactggtgtggtaactgttgttatacgaaaattccactaacgggaggtgtttttcccagccattgccaaagtcgatcacgcatgccctaagcatgtcttcgagagtctgaatggtgcgttcaggttgcccatccgtctgtggatgataagtggtgctcatgtctaatcgtgagccaaaagacttatgcatagcttgccatagttcagaggtaaaacgagcgtcacgatcagaaatgatggaggttggcactccgtgccttgataccacttcttttaggtagatgcctgctagagtagaaaacttatccgtttctttgataggcagaaaatgtgcagacttggccagtcgatccacgatcacccaaatggtatcatttccgcgttgagatctgggcaggccagtaacgaaatccatggatatttgctcccatttccattttgggatctttggttgttgaagtgggcctgatggtttctggtattcgaccttgactctagcacaagtcaagcatttactgacgtaggtcgctatgctggctttcataccaggccaccagtatgtagtctttagatcgtggtacatcttatccgaaccaggatgtattgaataacgagacttatgtgcttcatccatcacaagctcgcgtaagtctccatacagcggaacccagatgcgtccattaacataataggcgccgttttccttttgttctagtcgttgcctcgatcctcgtagggactcagccctgatgttctctgctttcaatgcttcaacctgagcatcacgaatctgagtgggaaggttagattggatggtaagctgtaacgtaCGTAcccgcctaggtatagtatcctttcgactgagggcgtcggccacaacattggctttgcccggatgatacttgattgcgcattcataatcattcaagagttcgacccatcgatgttgacgcatgtttaactccttttgcttgaagatatgctcgagactcctgtgatcggtgtaaatggtgcacttggtaccgtacaggtaatgtctccatatcttaagcgcgaaaacaactgctcccagctccagatcATAAGTAGTGTAATTTctttcgtgaaccttgagttggcgtgatgcgtaggaaatgaccttgtcacgttgcatcaacacgcaaccaagtccttggatggaagctcgcaataaaccacaaaatcgtctgtgccttcaggcaatgagaggataggcacgctacaaagtctatccttcaagtgctgaaatgcggactcctgtgcatcaccccaacgataggtgatacccttctgagtcagtgaagtgagaggttgcgcaatcttggggaaatctttgataaaccttctgtaatatcctcccaaacccaagaattggcggatttctgttggtgtacggggtgcaggccagttcttgatcgattcaaccttagatggatccacatgaattccatccttgtttaccacatggcccagaaaatggacttcgcgaagccagaagtcacatttcgaaaacttagcatacagctgctctttacgaagtagttccagaataagcatcaggtgttgctcgtgttcctcctgactcttagaatagatcaggatgtcgtcgatgaagactatgacaaatttatccaggtaaggcttgcacactcggttcatgaggtccatgaagaccgcaggtgcattcgttaatccgaaaggcataaccagaaactcataatggccgtaacgagtcctgaatgctgttttggagacgtcctcctctcggactctcaactgatggtagcctgacctcaggtcaatcttggagtagaaactcgacccttgcaactaatcgaataggtcatcaatgcgtgggagaggataacggttcttcatggtcaccttgttaagttcacgatagtcaatacacattctgaaggtaccgtctttcttcttcatgaataacactggagctccccaaggcgaagagctaggatgtATGAATcacttttccaagagttcttgtagttgcgtaaaTAGTTtttcgagttctgatggagctagacgatgtggtgctcgagctactggtgctgctctaggagctagctcaatttgaaactcgacttggtgatgaggcggaagaccaggtaattcctcaggaaatacctctggaaagttgcgtacaataggaatgtcttcaatcttctttTCTCCCACGGATGTATCAGAGACGAGGGTTAgaatagcggtgtgcccctttcgcaaacacttctgggcctgaaggaaagagatgatgcctacaacagcaccactcttgtcgccacaaatcacgaggggttctttatcagaacgagggatacgaacGGTTTTCTCCTtacaaataatctccgcttgttgtcgagataaccaatccatcccaatgacaacgtcaaaactacccagaaccataggaatgaggtcgataaagagggtctgaccagctaagaccgggttacaacccttaactacgtgTGTGCCCTTAAGACTTtcaccattagctagttctataaCATGTTTGATGTTTTAAGGGTAATGGGGTACGCTTAAGCACCTGACTAACTCTTAGGGGCACATATCTATACCCGAATTAACTAAAATAGAACTTACCCGCCACAACGTTGAGGTtgtttccttcttcctcttgtccATTCAGAAGCTCATGCTTACCAGTCCTGGGGTTATCCTTATTGTCTCCGTTATTGTTCCTGTTGCCCTGGTTGCCGCTGTTGTCACGATTCTCTCTCATCTGCGGACAGTTCCTCTTGAAGTGACTCTCAGCACCGCACTGGTAACATCTCTCATTACCCTGCTGGTGTTGCCGTTGGTTCCGGTTTGCAGGatatgggctcctacagtctctaGCCATATGTCCCAACTTCTTGCACCGATGACAACACGATTCCGCACATGACCCGCTGTGGTGCCGTTGGCACTTGCGGCATCTCGGTTTATTCCCTAGGTATCCCCCCTGATTTTGGTAGTTCAGCCCGAGTTTCCTGTGCGGTTCCCGTCGTATAGAGCTAGGACCCTCACCTTGGTACTCACCCCAAATATACTTGTTACTCATTAGAGCATTTGCATTGGAAGAGCTACGCTTGGGTTGTGACATGTTAGGACATAAGGCAGCCAAGTCGTTGGACCTCTTTgtgtacgcctcaatctctgatccTTCCATCTTCAAACCATAATACTCTATTTCAAGTTTCAGAATGTCGTCCAGGTGGCAGAATTCTTCCTTAATCAAATCCTTGAAGTCGCTCTAGAGGGTGGCATTCGCGTCTGCCAAACCGAGCATCtgaacttgtgcgttccaccaagaatACGCTTTCCCTTGCAACATGACAGTAGCGTACTCTACTCGTTTTCCAGCAGGACTTTCACTTTCTTCGAACGTATATTCGATTCTTCGGATCCAGTGTAGAAGGTCGATTGTCCCTCCAGTGCCATCGAAAGTGGGAGGTTTACACTCCAAGAACGCCCTGAAGGTGCCCATGTGGGATTGGGTGTGCATGGGTTGACTCCCTGATTGGGTTGCTAAGGCTTCAGCAATCCGTTCGTTAATCAAGGTTGTCAGCTGACCCTGGGTCATGTTGAGAcgcccactcatgatcttcacatcgaGGGGAACACAGGTAAGAAAGGTATCGCAacgtgcgtaagtgtgggacgatagtagagagtaagcacacatggtTCAAATAGTAATTATCACATTATCTAATGCACAGTGAGAACTATCTAACcaacaatataacataaatcataccacttatggtgtcgagtcttgcacgtggagcgaagcgtcgttgtggatcgttgagcactgtacaggttatagtctggttttattaaaaagcttttccctttttaaagcCAAGTTCACTAtaaacctggctctgataccaatctgtcacacccccaaaatccaccatgcggagtaccaccgcttggaggcgtgacgtgaccaggatcgagccaccaatcatattgaacaacgtatttaagtaaataaaaccaaccacaatacaattggtgaccaaaagccagttaaccaagttttaaattaaacagcggaagcataatacgtgataccaaaatataagatcatagtccataagtttaaaatccaaaacgtagatttaataagttcataaggattaagtgtTTAATACGGAACATggcagtccgtatcccacaacgactccttcctcgtgcaagctccaagcatttaacgacttgtaaggcatgtaacaacgagtcaacaacaaagttgagtgagttcatgtttagttgtttagttttaagttgtttctgaaaacgtggtttgtctttcgttggcgtaattgccgtgggggttaccccgtagttgaaagtaagattaaccagttcattctttattacccaaaccatttccatgattagtgggggcttccccatgtgaactactagaccgtatggtatcgactactacgcaagtaagttgtgccctacatcagtgtctatcatcactgatggtttgccatagtccattagtacacgcccgtccgactggcacggtgtgaggtttgttaaacctaatagcgctattaactaatgacccgctcgccattggcctcggcgattaagtcgatatgaaatgagggacttatgatagagttttgtctagtaagtttaaggttgttgtcctacacaaggaggacgaacgtacgtagttctcccaaagagaatacgcaggattaatactggcatcctacccgaggaggatggccgtacatatcctacctaagtaggatatgtagattccgttttaattctttaacccattcccaaaccaccgggaatcccatgccttagaaagtgtgtgaactcacctcggtttgctcggttagattctcaaatatagctaacagtcaaggtcggtcaatcacgtcctaatataatttaccagttactCATTttgtggctttcaaatagaacacaaagttcctacacgtatctatcatataacatgcattactttgacggtttatgcccatgtaacctccccatctattcccattcacaattaaacatacgatattgcacataacactttt encodes:
- the LOC110924904 gene encoding DNA-binding protein HEXBP-like — encoded protein: MEGSEIEAYTKRSNDLAALCPNMSQPKRSSSNANALMSNKYIWGEYQGEGPSSIRREPHRKLGLNYQNQGGYLGNKPRCRKCQRHHSGSCAESCCHRCKKLGHMARDCRSPYPANRNQRQHQQGNERCYQCGAESHFKRNCPQMRENRDNSGNQGNRNNNGDNKDNPRTGKHELLNGQEEEGNNLNVVAGKFYFS